A window from Theobroma cacao cultivar B97-61/B2 chromosome 3, Criollo_cocoa_genome_V2, whole genome shotgun sequence encodes these proteins:
- the LOC18589539 gene encoding CASP-like protein 4D1: MAAKAVVSSTTLALRIFAFLSLLGSLVTLVTDSFIFGEDHKITFKDITTYRYVFSATAIGVLFTLLQIPFAIYHVCWVKRMILPELLLNFDFYADKVISNLLAAGVGAGFAYSMELKTFLSGLLDSLIVLGVPEAENLKSEASKFLDKGNLATSLLLIGFVCVAVLSVLSSAIRRENRRGFIGGDSSN, translated from the exons ATGGCTGCCAAAGCTGTGGTTAGCTCTACGACCCTTGCGTTGAGAATCTTTGCATTCTTATCTTTACTGGGTTCACTAGTGACATTGGTTACAGACAGTTTCATCTTCGGTGAAGATCACAAAATAACTTTCAAGGATATAACTACGTATAG GTATGTGTTTTCAGCTACTGCTATTGGGGTATTGTTTACACTATTGCAGATACCTTTTGCCATCTACCATGTTTGCTGGGTGAAGAGGATGATACTCCCAGAACTTTTGCTCAACTTTGATTTTTATGCTGATAAG GTAATTAGCAACCTGTTGGCTGCTGGAGTTGGTGCCGGTTTTGCATATAGCATGGAGTTGAAGACATTTCTTAGCGGCCTTCTCGATAGCCTAATAGTTCTTGGAGTTCCTGAAGCAGAGAATCTGAAATCAGAGGCAAGTAAATTCCTTGATAAGGGGAATTTAGCCACCAGTCTTCTGCTCATTGGATTCGTTTGCGTGGCGGTGCTTTCTGTACTTTCCTCCGCTATAAGAAGAGAGAATCGTAGAGGTTTTATTGGAGGAGATTCTTCGAATTAA